The genomic stretch CCATGCAGGTCGTGGGCCACCCGGTCGCCATGGGCAACGCCGTCGAGGCGGCGCGGGCCGCGTCGCGGTACGTGGTCGCGGACGTGGACGACGGCGGCCTGCGCGAGGCCGTGGAGCTCGCCCTGACGCTGTAGCCGCGCGCGGCTCTATGCTCGGGCCATGAGCGATGCCCCCGCCGACGTGCCGCAGACCGATCCCCCCCGCGACGAGGTGAGCGTCACCCGCCACACCGTGACCGTGGACGGACGCGAGCTCGCGTATACGGTCACGGCCGGGACGATGGTGCTCGCCGACGAGGCGCACGGCAAGGACGGCCAGTCCGAGGGCACGAAGCCGAGGGCCCGCGTGTTCTTCATCGCGTACGCGCTCGACGGCGACCACGACCCGCGCACCCGGCCGGTCACGTTCTCGTTCAACGGCGGGCCCGGCTCCAGCAGCGTGTGGCTGCACCTCGGCGTGCTCGGCCCGCGCCGCGTGGTCATGGGCGATGCCGGGGCGCTGACCGGCCCACCCTACGACCTGACGGACAACGCCCACACGCTGCTGACGGACAGCGACCTCGTGTTCATCGACCCGGTCAGCACCGGGTTCTCGCGTGCCGAGAAGGGCGAGAAGCCCGGGGACTTCCACGGCTTCACGCGCGACATCGAGTCGGTGGGCGACTTCATCCGGCTGTGGGTGACCCGCGCGGGCCGCTGGCTGAGCCCCAAGTTCCTGGTCGGCGAGAGCTACGGCACCACGCGCGCCGCGGGCCTGAGCGGGTACCTCCAGGGGCGGCACGGCCTGTTCCTGAACGGCATCATGCTCGTGAGCGCCATCCTGGACTTTTCCACGGTGGACTTCACGCCGGGCCACGACCTCCCGTACGTCGTGCACCTGCCCACGCAGGCGGCGACCGCGTGGTACCACGGCGCGCTGGAGGGTGAGCGGTCACTCGCGGACGTGCTCGCCGAGGCGGAGGCCTTCGCGGACGGCGAGTACGCCGCGGCGCTGCACCTGGGGGCCCGGCTGGGCGATGCCCGCCGGGAGGAGGTCGCCCGCACCTACGCCAGGCTGACGGGTCTGGACGAGGGATTCATCCTCCGCTGCGACCTGCGCGTGACGCTCGCGCGCTTCCGCAAGGAGCTGCTGCGCGGGCGCGGCCTCACGGTGGGCCGCCTGGACAGCCGTTTCACCGGCCTCGACCGCGACCACGCCGGCGCGGAACCCTCCGACGACGCGAGCATGACCGCCATCCTCGGCCCGTATGCCGCCGCGATGAACCACCTCGTGCGGGTGGAGCTGCGCTTCGAGTCCGACCTGCCGTACGAGATCCTGACCGGGCGCGTCCGGCCGTGGAGTTACCGGGAGTTCGAGAACCGGCACGTGCGCGTCTCGGACACGCTGCGCGAGGCGCTGCACCACAACCGGCACCTGAAGGTGCTCGTCGCGTCCGGGTACTACGACTTCGCCACGCCGTACCACGCGACGCGCCACACCCTCGACCACCTCGCGCTGAACCCGGAGCTGTGCGGCAACGTCCGCGAGACCTTCTACGAGGCGGGGCACATGATGTACGTGCACGGGCCCAGCCTGGAGGCCCTGGCCCGCGACCTGCGCGACTTCGTGACGTGGGCACAGTGAAGTGGGCCCATTAACGTGGGCGCACTGAGATGGGAGCTGGGCTGACCGTGGAGCCGCTGCGTGCCCTCGTCCAGACCCTCACCGAGTCGGTCTCCACCCTCGCGGAACTCGCGGCGGCGCTGATCATCGCCGTGGCCGTCGCGGAGGCGATCGTCCGCTCGGTGCACACGGTGTTCCTGCACAGCGGCGGCTCGGACGACGCGAAACAGACGCTGCGGCTGCGCCTGGGGCGCTGGCTGGCGGTGTCGCTGGAATTCCTGCTCGCCGCCGATATCCTGCGCACGGCGGTCGCACCGTCGTGGCAGGACATCGGGCAGCTCGGCGCGATCGCCCTGATCCGCACCGCCCTGAACTACTTCCTGCAACGCGAGATCGAGGCGCAGGCACAGTCCCGGCGGGGCGGGGCGACCGGGGAGGGCCCGGCCCCGTCCTGAATCTCAGCCGTCGATCGCGGTGTTGATCGCGTCCACGATGCGCTCGCCGTACGCCTCGATGCGCTTGGGCCCCAGCCCCGGCAGGCCCACGAGTTCGGCCAGCGTGCGCGGCTGCCGCGCGGCCAGCGTGTCGAGCGCGGCGTTCGGGAAGATCACGAAGGCGCTGTGCCCGGTCTCGCGGGCGAGTTCGCGGCGCAGTTCGCGCAGGGCGTCCGCGACCTCCGGGTTCGGCTCGCTGCGCACCACGTCGTCGAGGAGGGGGGCCGGGGCGGGCGCGGGCCGGGGTTTGAGGAGGCCCAGCACGGCCCCGTTCGACCGCGCGCCGAGTTCCGCGGGCGTGGGCTCGCGCGCGGGGCGGCTCGCGGCGCTCGCCGAGTGGTCGCGCACGATGCCCAGCACCTCGTCCCCGAAGTCCGCGAGCTTGCGCTGCCCCACGCCGCTGACGGTGCCCAGCGTGGCGTGGCTGCCGGGCCGCAGCTCGCAGATGACCTTCAGGGTCGCGTCGGTGAAGATCACGTAGGGCGGCACGGCCAGCTCGCGCGCCTTCCCAAGCCGCCACGCGCGCAGGGCCTCGAACAGCGGCTGGTCGGCGGCGTCCACCGGCGCGCGGCCCGCGCCGCTCCCCCGGCTGCGCTCGCGTTCGCGCTTGCTCACGCGCGGGATCAGGCTGTCCTCGCGCAGGGCCAGGGTCGTCTCGCCCTTCAGCAGGGCGCGGGCCTTGCCGGTCGCCATGAGGCCGTGGTGCTCGCCCGCCGCGAGGTACCCGAGGCTCACGAGCTGCCGCAGCACGCCGCGCCACGTCTTCTCGTCGTGCGCCGCGCCCACCCCGAAGGTCGGCAGGGCGTTGTGGTGCATGGCCACGACCTTCTCCGTCTCGCGGCCGAGCAGGATGTCCGTCAGGTGCGCCGCGCCGAAGCGGTTGCCGCTGCGGATCGCGGCCGACAGCGCCATCTGCGCCTCGCGCGTCATGTCCCGCACCCGTGGGGGGTTCACGCACACGTCGCAGTTCCCGCACGGGCCCGCGTAGTCCTCGCCGAAGTACGCGAGCAGGAGCTGGCGGCGGCACGTGGCGGCCTCGCAGTACGTGAGCAGCGCGTCGAGCTTGCCGGCCTCCACGCGCTTGACCTCCTCCGGCGCGTCGCTGGACGCGAGCATGCGGCGCACGTTCACCACGTCCGCGAGACCGTACACCATCCACGCGGTGCTCGGCAGGCCGTCGCGGCCGGCGCGGCCCGTCTCCTGGTAGTAGCCCTCCATGCTCTTGGGCAGGTCGAGGTGCGCCACGAAGCGCACGTTCGGCTTGTCGATACCCATCCCGAACGCCACGGTGGCGCACACGATCAGGCCCTCCTCGTTCAGGAAGCGCTCCTGCGCGGTGCTGCGCTCCCGCTGCGACAGGCCCGCGTGGTACGGCACGGCGTCCACGCCCTGCGCGACGAGCCACTGCGCGGTCTCCTCGACCGACCTGCGCGA from Deinococcus sp. AB2017081 encodes the following:
- a CDS encoding S10 family peptidase codes for the protein MSDAPADVPQTDPPRDEVSVTRHTVTVDGRELAYTVTAGTMVLADEAHGKDGQSEGTKPRARVFFIAYALDGDHDPRTRPVTFSFNGGPGSSSVWLHLGVLGPRRVVMGDAGALTGPPYDLTDNAHTLLTDSDLVFIDPVSTGFSRAEKGEKPGDFHGFTRDIESVGDFIRLWVTRAGRWLSPKFLVGESYGTTRAAGLSGYLQGRHGLFLNGIMLVSAILDFSTVDFTPGHDLPYVVHLPTQAATAWYHGALEGERSLADVLAEAEAFADGEYAAALHLGARLGDARREEVARTYARLTGLDEGFILRCDLRVTLARFRKELLRGRGLTVGRLDSRFTGLDRDHAGAEPSDDASMTAILGPYAAAMNHLVRVELRFESDLPYEILTGRVRPWSYREFENRHVRVSDTLREALHHNRHLKVLVASGYYDFATPYHATRHTLDHLALNPELCGNVRETFYEAGHMMYVHGPSLEALARDLRDFVTWAQ
- a CDS encoding DUF1622 domain-containing protein — translated: MGAGLTVEPLRALVQTLTESVSTLAELAAALIIAVAVAEAIVRSVHTVFLHSGGSDDAKQTLRLRLGRWLAVSLEFLLAADILRTAVAPSWQDIGQLGAIALIRTALNYFLQREIEAQAQSRRGGATGEGPAPS
- the recQ gene encoding DNA helicase RecQ, with the translated sequence MTTAHADPMPRAHALLKQIWGYDAFRGVQGDIVRTVTDGGNALVLMPTGGGKSLCYQLPSLLRPGVGVVVSPLIALMKDQVDTLRQLGVRAAFLNSSLSLPEVRDVEAALAAGELDLLYVAPERLLLPRTLELLERVDVGLFAIDEAHCVSQWGHDFRPEYQGLRVLPERFPAIPRVALTATADDRTRADILNVLELGGARQFVSSFDRPNIQYRVANKEGPKTQLLDFIRAEHAGDAGIVYCLSRRSVEETAQWLVAQGVDAVPYHAGLSQRERSTAQERFLNEEGLIVCATVAFGMGIDKPNVRFVAHLDLPKSMEGYYQETGRAGRDGLPSTAWMVYGLADVVNVRRMLASSDAPEEVKRVEAGKLDALLTYCEAATCRRQLLLAYFGEDYAGPCGNCDVCVNPPRVRDMTREAQMALSAAIRSGNRFGAAHLTDILLGRETEKVVAMHHNALPTFGVGAAHDEKTWRGVLRQLVSLGYLAAGEHHGLMATGKARALLKGETTLALREDSLIPRVSKRERERSRGSGAGRAPVDAADQPLFEALRAWRLGKARELAVPPYVIFTDATLKVICELRPGSHATLGTVSGVGQRKLADFGDEVLGIVRDHSASAASRPAREPTPAELGARSNGAVLGLLKPRPAPAPAPLLDDVVRSEPNPEVADALRELRRELARETGHSAFVIFPNAALDTLAARQPRTLAELVGLPGLGPKRIEAYGERIVDAINTAIDG